In Pseudomonas sp. P5_109, the genomic window CGATGCCGTTCGCCGTGGGCTTCGACATCGCCATTGCCATGCCGCTGTCGTGGTTGCCGCTGATCGCCGACTACTCGCGTTTCGGCAAGCGCGCGAAAAACGTCTTCGGTGGCACTGCCATCGGTTTCTTCATCGGTAATTTCTGGCTGATGAGCCTGGGCGTAGCCTACACCCTGGCGTTCGCGCCGAGCGGTGAAGTCAATGCCTTGCTGCTGGCGTTGGCCGGTGCCGGCCTGGGGATTCCGCTGCTGCTGATTCTGCTGGATGAGTCGGAAAACGCCTTTGCCGATATTCACTCGGCGGCAGTGTCCAGCGGGATTCTGATGCGCGCCAAAGTCGAACACCTGGCCCTGGCCATCGGCGTCATCTGCACGCTGATTGCCCTGCTGGCGCCGTTGGCCCAGTACCAGAACTTCCTGCTGCTGATTGGTTCGGTGTTTGCGCCGTTGTTCGGCGTGGTGCTGGTGGACCATTTCATCCTGCGCAAGCGCAGCGCCAAGGTGGCCTCGGCCGCATTGCGCTGGCCAGCACTGCTCGCCTGGCTGGGCGGGGTCAGCACCTATCACTTGTTGGCCAACCTGTATCCGGATGTCGGTGCAACCCTGCCAGCACTGGTCGTGGCAGGGTTGCTCCAGCTAGTGCTGGGCCGGGCCTTCAGTTACGGCCGGGAAACAGCTCGGGCTTGATGATGCCGTTCAGGCGAGGGTAGGGGATCTTCAGTTCGACATGGCCCAGCGCGTAAGGCGCAATGGTGCTGGTTTCGTACTTGAGGATCACCCCGCCGTAGGTCAGCGCCACGTTCTGGGTTTTCTGGAACGGCCAGCTCTTCACGAACTCCGCTTCCTGATCGAGCTTGGTGCTGATCAGCCAGCTGTTATGCGCCACCTGCGCGGCTTTCCAGAACGCGTCTTCCTGCCCTGGCACCAGCATGTCCGACAGCGTCAGCACTTTATGCTGCTGGCGCGAATAGTTGATGAAGCCTCGACCTGGCGTGCCATGGGCACCGCCGGTGTCCAGGTAGCTGGACAATTCGATGATCACCAAGCCGTCATGCTGCTCACGTACCTTGGCCTGCAGATAGCTGCTGTAACGCGGGCCGGCGGTGCGCAAAAACTCTTCGCGATAGGCCGCCAGGGTCGGTGCCACCGGGGCATCGGGCGAGGTGCGGGTCATTTGCAGCAGGCGTTTTTCGATGATGCCGTCCAATTGCGGTTCGGCCGGAAAGTGCAGCGTGTCGATATTGACCAGCGGGCAATCCGGGTTGCTGCAACCGGGCTTGAGCTGTTCAGAGGCGTCGCGGGTGGTTTCCAGCGGCGTCCGGTAGTTGGGCTGGAACAGGCTCGCGCAGGCGCCCAGGGTCAGGGCGATAGCGGCCACGGAGGCGATTTTGAAAAGCGACATGGGCGTCCTTTCTGAAACAGGGGAAGGCAAAAAGTTACCGGCTTCGACTCTCAACAAAGCAGTCAGTTCGCCACTAAGCTAATTAGAGTGGGTTTCGTCCTAGCCGTCCATCCCGCTGACGGGAAAGGGGCTGCATCAAACGTCATGGGCGCGTTAGGATGGCGCGAAGTCGAGGCCCAGGAAAAGCAGCCTCGTTCAGGATCTGCAGTAACGAGGATAATCATGACGGATTTTGCCAACGCCATTCCGACCGCCGTTGATATCGTGCGGCGCGAAAAATGCTACGAGGGCTTCTACAAGCTCGAACGCGTGCACTTGCGCCACGAATTGTTCGCCGGGGGCATGAGCCGCGAGATCAATCGTGAAGTATTCGTTCGCCATGACGCGGTCTGCATGCTGCCGTACGACCCGCAGCGCGATGAAGTGGTGCTGATCGAGCAGTTTCGCGTCGGTGCCATGGGCAAGACCGACAACCCGTGGCTGATCGAACTGGTCGCTGGTCTGATCGACAAGGAAGAAGTGCCGGAAGCAGTTGCTCACCGCGAGGCGCAAGAGGAAGCTGGGCTGGAAATCGGGGCGCTCTGGCCGATGCTCAAATACTTTCCATCGCCGGGCGGCAGCAACGAATTCGTGCATCTGTATCTGGGGCGTTGCGACAGTTCCGGGGTTGGCGGCCTGCATGGGCTGGAGGAAGAGGCAGAAGATATCCGCGTCACGGTCTGGGCCTTTGAAGATGCCCTTCAAGCCGTACGCGACGGGCGTATTGCCAACGCGGCGAGCATCATTGCCTTGCAATGGCTGGCTTTGAACCGCGTTGAAGTGAGGGGGTTATGGTCGTAAACAAGCTGCGCGATCGCTATCGGGTGGACCTGGTGGGGCTGCAAGCGTCCTGCGAGGCGAACTACGCGCGCCTGATGCGACTACTGCCGGACATGCGCAGCGAGCCCGCGGCGCGGCGCATCGCCGTGACCCATGGCGACCAGATGCTCGGCGTGTTGGCGCTGGAAGTGCTGCTGACCTGTCCTTACACAACGACCCTGCAAGTGCGTCAGGAACACAGCCTGCCGTGGCTGCCGGTGCCGCAACTGGAAGTGCAGGTCTATCACGACGCGCGCATGGCCGAAGTGGTCAGCGCCGAACATGCGCGACGCTTTCGCGGCATCTATCCTTACCCGAATGCCTCGATGCACCAGCCGGACGAGAAGGCCCAACTGAACATGTTTCTGGGCGAATGGCTGAGCCATTGCCTGGCACTGGGGCATGAGTACGAAGTAGTCCGTTAACTGTGAACCGCAGTTGTGAACTGCGTCAGGTTCATTGGTTTCCCCTTTCGATCATCCCCCAGCATAATTGGCGCACTTACCCATCCCCGTGATCACGCCCTGGGAGAACGCCTTGCCGAGCGTATCCACATTGACCACCGCCGATCCGGCGTTGCTGGTGCAACTCTCCGACAGTCACCTGTTTGCCGAAGCGGACGGCGCGTTGCTGGGCATGAACACCCGCGACAGCCTGCAACGGGTGATCGAACTGGTGCGCGAGCAGCAGCCACGGATTGACTTGATCCTGGCCACGGGGGATCTGTCCCAGGATGGGACACTGGAGTCCTACCAGCAGTTTCGCGACATGACGCGCCAGCTCGATGCGCCGGCGCGCTGGATCCCCGGCAATCACGACGAACCGCAGATCATGGCCGAGGCGGCGGTGCAGAGCGCCTTGCTCGAACCGGTGGTGGATATCGGCAACTGGCGGGTTACGTTGCTCGATTCCGCCGTACCGGGCTCGGTGCCGGGGTATTTGCAGGACGAACAATTGCAGTTGCTCGCCCGCTCGTTGAGCGAAGCGCCGGAACGCCATCACCTGGTGTGTTTCCACCATCATCCGGTGTCGATTGGCTGCGCCTGGATGGAGCCTATCGGCCTGCGTAATCCCGAGGCGTTTTTTGAAGTGCTGGATCGGTTTCCACAGGTGCGTGCCGTGTTGTGGGGGCATGTGCACCAGGAAATCGATCAATTACGTAACGGCGTGCGTCTGATCGCCTCGCCCTCGACCTGCATTCAGTTCGAGCCGGGCAGCGAGGATTTCAAGGTTGGGGAACAGGCGCCAGGCTATCGCTGGTTGCGACTGCTGCCCGACGGGCGGCTGGAAACCGGGGTGGAGCGGGTTATCGGGTTCGATTTCACTGTGGATTACGGTTCCAACGGCTACTGATTTTTCTGTTACTTCCAAAGACCGAGGCGCGGCCTTCGCGAGCAAGCCCGCTCCCACAGGGTTTTTGGAGCACCTCAGATCCCTGTGGGAGCGGGCTTGCTCGCGAAGGCGTCTACACTGGCGCCCTGAATTCTGTGGATATCCCCGATTCCCCCGAGTCCCTGTAAACTCCGCCTCTTTAGCCGACGCACAGGGAGCTCAAATGTCCGGTTCGATCCTTTATATCCACGGCTTCAACAGCTCGCCGTTGTCGAAGAAGGCCTGTCAGTTGGTCGAAGTGATGGAGCGCCTGGGCCTGAGCGAACAGTTGCGCGTGCCGGCATTGCACCATCACCCGCGCCAGGCGATAACCCAGCTGGAACAGGCGATTGCCGAGCTGGGGCGGCCACTGCTGGTCGGCAGCTCACTCGGCGGCTACTATGCCACTCACCTGGCCGAGCGCCATGGCTTGAAAGCCCTGTTGATCAATCCTGCCGTCAGCCCGCACCGGATGTTCGACGGCTATCTGGGGACGCAGAAAAACCTGTATACCGAAGAGACCTGGGAAATGACCCACGACCACGTGACGGCCCTGGCCGAACTGGAAGTGCCGGCGCCCCGGGAACCGGAGCGTTATCAGGTATGGTTGCAGACAGCTGACGAAACGCTGGACTATCGCCTCGCCCAGCAGTATTACCGGGCATGCGCCTTGCGTATCCAGGCCGGCGGCGACCACAGTTTCCAGGGTTTTGCCGCGCGAATGCCGGCCATGTTGAGTTTTGCCGGCATTGGCGCCGATTTGTACCAGGCCATCGATTTCACCGCATTGTGAGCGATAGCCCCATGAATTCTTTTTTCACCGAACACTGACGACGAGAACCCATGGCCACTCCCAGCGCTAGCTCTTATAACGCAGACGCCATCGAAGTCCTCTCGGGCCTCGACCCGGTGCGCAAACGCCCCGGCATGTACACCGACACCAGTCGGCCGAACCACCTTGCCCAGGAAGTCATCGACAACAGCGTCGACGAAGCCTTGGCCGGGCACGCCTCATCGGTGCAGGTGATCCTGCACGCCGACCATTCCCTGGAAGTCAGCGATGACGGCCGGGGCATGCCAGTGGACATTCACCCCGAGGAAGGTGTTTCGGGCGTCGAGCTGATCCTCACCAAGCTGCATGCCGGTGGCAAGTTTTCCAACAAGAACTACCAGTTCTCCGGCGGTCTGCACGGGGTGGGTATTTCCGTGGTCAACGCCTTGTCCACCGAAGTCCGGGTGCGTGTAAAACGTGACGGCAACGAATACCAGATGACCTTCAAGGATGGCTACAAGGCCACCGAGCTGGAAATCGTCGGCACTGTCGGCAAACGCAACACCGGCACCAGCGTGTTCTTCGCGCCGGATCCGAAATACTTCGACTCGCCGAAATTCTCCATCAGCCGCCTCAAGCACGTGCTCAAGGCCAAGGCCGTGTTGTGCCCGGGGCTGTTGGTCAGCTTTGAAGACAAGGCCTCCGGCGAGAAAGTCGAATGGCATTACGAAGACGGCCTGCGTTCCTATCTGGTGGACGCGGTCACCGAATTCGAACGCCTGCCGGACGAGCCGTTCTGCGGCGCCTTCGCCGGTAATAAGGAAGCGGTCGATTGGGCGCTGCTGTGGCTACCCGAAGGTGGCGACGCGGTGCAGGAAAGCTACGTCAACCTGATCCCGACAGCCCAGGGCGGTACTCACGTCAACGGATTGCGTCAGGGCCTGCTCGATGCCATGCGCGAATTCTGTGAATTCCGCAGCCTGTTGCCGCGCGGCGTGAAGCTGGCGCCGGAGGACGTCTGGGAACGTATTGCCTTCGTGTTGTCGATGAAGATGCAGGAGCCGCAATTCTCCGGCCAGACCAAGGAGCGCCTGTCGTCCCGTGAAGCGGCGGCATTCGTCTCCGGTGTGGTCAAGGATGCCTTCAGCCTGTGGCTTAACGCCAACCCGGAAACCGGCATGCTGCTGGCGGAACTGGCAATCAACAACGCCGGCCGTCGTTTGAAGGCGAGCAAGAAAGTCGAGCGTAAACGCGTCACCCAAGGCCCGGCGCTGCCGGGCAAACTGGCCGACTGTGCCGGACAGGACCCGATGCGTTCCGAACTGTTCCTGGTGGAAGGTGATTCCGCCGGCGGTTCTGCCAAACAAGCGCGGGACAAAGAGTTCCAGGCAATCCTGCCGTTGCGCGGCAAGATCCTCAACACCTGGGAAGTCGACGGCAGCGAAGTGCTGGCCAGCCAGGAAGTGCACAACATTGCCGTGGCCATTGGTGTCGATCCGGGCGCGGCGGACATGAGCCAGCTGCGCTACGGCAAGATCTGCATCCTCGCCGACGCCGACTCCGACGGCCTGCACATCGCGACCTTGCTGTGCGCCTTGTTCGTCCAGCATTTCCGCCCGTTGGTGGATGCCGGTCACGTCTATGTCGCGATGCCGCCGCTGTACCGCATCGACCTGGGCAAAGAGATCTACTACGCCCTCGATGAAGCCGAGCGCGATGGCATCCTCGATCGCCTGGTGGCCGAGAAGAAACGCGGCAAGCCGCAGGTCACCCGATTCAAGGGGCTGGGCGAGATGAACCCGCCGCAGCTACGCGAGACCACCATGGATCCGAACACTCGGCGTCTGGTGCAATTGACCCTGGAAGATTTCGAGGCGACCTCGGAAATGATGGACATGCTGCTGGCGAAGAAACGCGCCGGTGACCGCAAGACCTGGCTGGAGTCCAAGGGCAACCTGGCCGAGGTGCTGGGCTGATGCGTCTGGGCTTTGCCCTGGCCTGTGGGTTGCTGCTGACGTCGATAACGGTTTGCGCCGAACCGGCACCAGAGTTGCGCCTGTTGTCCGGGCATGTCGTCAACGGCATGCGCGGTGGCAACCTGTCCGGGCTGGCGCAGTGTGGCAATGAACTGTGGGCGGTTTCCGACCGCGACGATGATCAGATCTATCGCCTCGATACCCGCGAGCCAGTCTGGCAGGCCGAAACGGTGCACATTGACGTGCCGCCGGTGCCTGACAGCGGTTTGCCCTGGGGGCTGAAGTCTAGCGTCTGGGGAGCTTCGTTCATACGTGGCGGCGATCTGGATTTCGAAGGCATCACCTGCGACAGCGCTGGCAATCGCTACATCGTCAGCGAAGGCCATGCCGCTGTCTTGCAGGTGCCACCAACGGGGCCTGCCGCGTGGTTGAAAATCTCGCCGATGCTGGTTCGCGAGGCAAGGGCCAGAGGCCTGCTATTGCAATTCAATGCGTTGTTCGAAGGGCTGGCAATCAATCCGGCGGGCGATCAGATGTGGTTCGCCGCCGAGCGTCAGGGCCGTGGGCTGCTGCTGATCAAGCGCAAGCAGACGTTGTGGGACTGCGACGGTGGCTGCGTGCTGCTGAGCGAGGCAGGCGTGGAAATGCAGCCAGGGCAGTTCCCTCACGCCAGAGCTGTTCACCGGGACTTTTCCGATTTATCCCTGTTCAACGGCAAGCTCTTCACCCTTGAACGCAATGCCTACAAGATTTGCCGCCGGGATCCACAGACGGCCAAGGTCGAGCGCTGCTGGTCGTACGCCGCCGAGTTGTTGCAGGAGAACCGTCGTTATCCACAGGATTATGGCCTCGAGGAAGCATTGATCGTGGATGCCGATGGCGCCTGGATCGGTGTCGACAACAATTTTGGCGCGCGCGTCGATGGTGAATTGCGTCCGGTGGTCTGGCGCTTTGCCGCACCGGACGGTGGCTGGAGTGCCAAGCCGTGAGACAACAATCGCCGGGTCAGCGCATCGGCCGAGTGTTCATGGTGCTGGCCTGGTGTGCCGGGCTGTTCCTGGCCGCGCGGTTTTTCGGCCAGTGGGAAGCTCGACAGCAAAATCCGAATGTGGTGGTCAGTTCGGAGCAGGGCGAAGGTTTCATTGAAGTGAAGCTGGTCAGCAATGTGCAGGGGCATTTCGTTGCCAGCGGCCAGATCAACGGCCAGCCGGT contains:
- the cytX gene encoding putative hydroxymethylpyrimidine transporter CytX yields the protein MSIQPSTYSPDIAVPTDKRVFGGRDLFSLWFSLGIGLMVLQTGALLAPGLGLSGSLLAIFLGTLVGVLLLAAVGVIGSDTGLSSMAALKLSLGTKGASLPAVLNLLQLIGWGSFEIIVMRDAASLLGAKAFSEGSLISNPVLWTLFFGALATLLAVSGPLTFVRQILRKWGIWLLLAACIWLTWNLFAKADLAALWAQAGDGSMPFAVGFDIAIAMPLSWLPLIADYSRFGKRAKNVFGGTAIGFFIGNFWLMSLGVAYTLAFAPSGEVNALLLALAGAGLGIPLLLILLDESENAFADIHSAAVSSGILMRAKVEHLALAIGVICTLIALLAPLAQYQNFLLLIGSVFAPLFGVVLVDHFILRKRSAKVASAALRWPALLAWLGGVSTYHLLANLYPDVGATLPALVVAGLLQLVLGRAFSYGRETARA
- a CDS encoding RsiV family protein is translated as MSLFKIASVAAIALTLGACASLFQPNYRTPLETTRDASEQLKPGCSNPDCPLVNIDTLHFPAEPQLDGIIEKRLLQMTRTSPDAPVAPTLAAYREEFLRTAGPRYSSYLQAKVREQHDGLVIIELSSYLDTGGAHGTPGRGFINYSRQQHKVLTLSDMLVPGQEDAFWKAAQVAHNSWLISTKLDQEAEFVKSWPFQKTQNVALTYGGVILKYETSTIAPYALGHVELKIPYPRLNGIIKPELFPGRN
- a CDS encoding NUDIX domain-containing protein encodes the protein MTDFANAIPTAVDIVRREKCYEGFYKLERVHLRHELFAGGMSREINREVFVRHDAVCMLPYDPQRDEVVLIEQFRVGAMGKTDNPWLIELVAGLIDKEEVPEAVAHREAQEEAGLEIGALWPMLKYFPSPGGSNEFVHLYLGRCDSSGVGGLHGLEEEAEDIRVTVWAFEDALQAVRDGRIANAASIIALQWLALNRVEVRGLWS
- a CDS encoding DUF1249 domain-containing protein translates to MVVNKLRDRYRVDLVGLQASCEANYARLMRLLPDMRSEPAARRIAVTHGDQMLGVLALEVLLTCPYTTTLQVRQEHSLPWLPVPQLEVQVYHDARMAEVVSAEHARRFRGIYPYPNASMHQPDEKAQLNMFLGEWLSHCLALGHEYEVVR
- the cpdA gene encoding 3',5'-cyclic-AMP phosphodiesterase yields the protein MPSVSTLTTADPALLVQLSDSHLFAEADGALLGMNTRDSLQRVIELVREQQPRIDLILATGDLSQDGTLESYQQFRDMTRQLDAPARWIPGNHDEPQIMAEAAVQSALLEPVVDIGNWRVTLLDSAVPGSVPGYLQDEQLQLLARSLSEAPERHHLVCFHHHPVSIGCAWMEPIGLRNPEAFFEVLDRFPQVRAVLWGHVHQEIDQLRNGVRLIASPSTCIQFEPGSEDFKVGEQAPGYRWLRLLPDGRLETGVERVIGFDFTVDYGSNGY
- a CDS encoding YqiA/YcfP family alpha/beta fold hydrolase → MSGSILYIHGFNSSPLSKKACQLVEVMERLGLSEQLRVPALHHHPRQAITQLEQAIAELGRPLLVGSSLGGYYATHLAERHGLKALLINPAVSPHRMFDGYLGTQKNLYTEETWEMTHDHVTALAELEVPAPREPERYQVWLQTADETLDYRLAQQYYRACALRIQAGGDHSFQGFAARMPAMLSFAGIGADLYQAIDFTAL
- the parE gene encoding DNA topoisomerase IV subunit B, which translates into the protein MATPSASSYNADAIEVLSGLDPVRKRPGMYTDTSRPNHLAQEVIDNSVDEALAGHASSVQVILHADHSLEVSDDGRGMPVDIHPEEGVSGVELILTKLHAGGKFSNKNYQFSGGLHGVGISVVNALSTEVRVRVKRDGNEYQMTFKDGYKATELEIVGTVGKRNTGTSVFFAPDPKYFDSPKFSISRLKHVLKAKAVLCPGLLVSFEDKASGEKVEWHYEDGLRSYLVDAVTEFERLPDEPFCGAFAGNKEAVDWALLWLPEGGDAVQESYVNLIPTAQGGTHVNGLRQGLLDAMREFCEFRSLLPRGVKLAPEDVWERIAFVLSMKMQEPQFSGQTKERLSSREAAAFVSGVVKDAFSLWLNANPETGMLLAELAINNAGRRLKASKKVERKRVTQGPALPGKLADCAGQDPMRSELFLVEGDSAGGSAKQARDKEFQAILPLRGKILNTWEVDGSEVLASQEVHNIAVAIGVDPGAADMSQLRYGKICILADADSDGLHIATLLCALFVQHFRPLVDAGHVYVAMPPLYRIDLGKEIYYALDEAERDGILDRLVAEKKRGKPQVTRFKGLGEMNPPQLRETTMDPNTRRLVQLTLEDFEATSEMMDMLLAKKRAGDRKTWLESKGNLAEVLG
- a CDS encoding esterase-like activity of phytase family protein, with the translated sequence MRLGFALACGLLLTSITVCAEPAPELRLLSGHVVNGMRGGNLSGLAQCGNELWAVSDRDDDQIYRLDTREPVWQAETVHIDVPPVPDSGLPWGLKSSVWGASFIRGGDLDFEGITCDSAGNRYIVSEGHAAVLQVPPTGPAAWLKISPMLVREARARGLLLQFNALFEGLAINPAGDQMWFAAERQGRGLLLIKRKQTLWDCDGGCVLLSEAGVEMQPGQFPHARAVHRDFSDLSLFNGKLFTLERNAYKICRRDPQTAKVERCWSYAAELLQENRRYPQDYGLEEALIVDADGAWIGVDNNFGARVDGELRPVVWRFAAPDGGWSAKP